One window of Halonatronomonas betaini genomic DNA carries:
- a CDS encoding GntR family transcriptional regulator, whose protein sequence is MDLIDNKLDKDTPVPLYYQLKNIIKEQIEKGYLKPGDTVPPERILAESYDVSRPTIRKALSELVNEGLLNREKGKGTFVSEPKFEFSFVQKLMTFYDDMVTKGFKPKTNVITKELKEADRDLAEKLSISVGDKYIYIKRVRSIKGEPIVIVENHIPYHLCEDIISINLSDKSLYNSMYEKCGLENYRAEMSIAPALANHYDSKLLEIDAGSPIHHIKTISYTKDNIPMDYFESRFRGDRGEIKVNLCDNGI, encoded by the coding sequence ATGGACTTGATTGATAATAAATTAGATAAGGATACACCTGTACCGTTATATTATCAATTAAAGAATATTATTAAGGAACAGATTGAAAAAGGTTATTTAAAACCAGGAGATACTGTTCCTCCTGAAAGAATTTTAGCTGAGAGTTATGATGTAAGTAGGCCTACTATTAGAAAAGCATTATCTGAACTTGTTAATGAGGGGCTTTTAAATCGAGAAAAAGGTAAAGGGACATTTGTGTCTGAGCCTAAATTTGAATTTAGCTTTGTTCAAAAATTAATGACTTTTTATGATGATATGGTAACTAAAGGATTTAAGCCTAAAACTAATGTAATTACTAAAGAATTAAAGGAAGCTGATAGGGATTTAGCTGAAAAACTATCTATTTCAGTAGGGGATAAATACATTTATATTAAAAGGGTAAGAAGTATAAAAGGTGAACCGATTGTAATTGTTGAAAATCATATTCCATATCATTTATGTGAAGATATAATTAGCATTAATTTAAGTGATAAGTCCTTATATAATTCTATGTATGAAAAATGTGGTTTAGAGAATTATCGTGCAGAAATGTCTATTGCACCAGCATTAGCTAATCATTATGATTCAAAGCTGTTAGAAATAGATGCTGGCTCTCCCATTCATCACATTAAAACAATCTCTTATACAAAAGATAATATACCAATGGACTACTTTGAATCCAGATTTCGTGGTGATAGAGGCGAGATAAAGGTAAACTTATGTGATAATGGAATATAA
- a CDS encoding sugar ABC transporter ATP-binding protein encodes MGNNDLIIETKNIRKTFPGVTALDNVNFKLKKGEIHALIGENGAGKSTFIKILMGVHKMDKGDIFFEGDKVNIKNPLEADKIGLAAVYQHMITAPLLTVAENIFLGRQPKKNGLIDWKKMNQDAKEILEDLNMDINPKVRLNKLSNVQRRMVVIAKAISKDAKVIIFDEPTAQLAEEETEELHDKIKMLKEKGISIIYISHHLEEVFEICDRVSVLRDGEHVGTEKVDDITEDDLIAMMVGRDVGELYYKEDIKKGKELLRVENLERDSELSDVSFSLHEGEVLGVYGLLGAGRTELVRSLFGAEPITGGKIIIEGEEVKIDNPSQAINNNIGLLPEDRHEEGVALLQSVNDNCNVVSSKFSARYGVLNKKVERETTRKNIEDLNIKTPSINQLVKNLSGGNQQKVVIAKWINANSNILLFDEPTVGIDVGAKKEIYVLMSELLKEGKGIIFVSSYIPELMEICDRIMVLSRGKMTGIVEKEDFDQEELLYLATRE; translated from the coding sequence GTGGGAAATAATGACTTAATAATAGAAACTAAAAATATAAGGAAGACATTTCCTGGAGTTACGGCTCTTGATAATGTCAATTTTAAATTAAAAAAAGGAGAGATACATGCTTTAATTGGTGAAAATGGGGCTGGAAAGTCTACATTCATTAAAATATTAATGGGCGTTCATAAGATGGATAAAGGAGATATATTTTTTGAGGGAGATAAAGTAAATATTAAAAACCCCCTTGAAGCTGATAAAATAGGTCTTGCGGCTGTTTATCAGCATATGATAACAGCTCCATTATTAACAGTTGCTGAAAATATATTTCTTGGCAGACAACCTAAAAAAAATGGGTTGATCGATTGGAAAAAAATGAATCAAGATGCAAAAGAAATACTAGAAGATTTAAATATGGATATAAATCCAAAAGTAAGACTAAATAAGCTAAGTAATGTTCAAAGAAGGATGGTAGTAATAGCTAAGGCAATCTCAAAAGACGCAAAAGTAATTATATTTGATGAACCGACAGCTCAGTTAGCTGAAGAAGAAACAGAGGAGTTACATGATAAAATTAAAATGCTAAAGGAAAAAGGAATCAGTATTATTTATATTTCTCATCACTTAGAAGAGGTTTTTGAAATATGTGATAGAGTTTCAGTGTTAAGAGATGGAGAGCATGTAGGAACAGAAAAAGTTGATGATATCACAGAAGATGATTTAATTGCAATGATGGTAGGTCGTGATGTTGGGGAACTTTATTATAAAGAAGATATTAAAAAAGGAAAAGAATTATTAAGGGTTGAAAACTTAGAGAGGGATTCAGAATTAAGTGATGTCTCATTTTCATTGCATGAAGGAGAAGTTTTAGGAGTTTATGGTTTATTAGGAGCAGGCCGGACTGAATTAGTAAGAAGCTTATTTGGGGCCGAACCAATCACTGGTGGTAAAATAATTATTGAAGGTGAAGAAGTAAAAATCGATAATCCAAGCCAGGCTATTAATAATAATATCGGATTATTGCCTGAGGATAGGCATGAAGAAGGTGTAGCTCTTTTACAGTCGGTAAATGATAATTGTAATGTAGTTAGTTCAAAGTTTTCTGCAAGATATGGTGTTTTAAATAAAAAGGTTGAAAGAGAAACTACTAGAAAAAATATTGAAGACTTAAATATTAAGACCCCATCAATTAATCAGTTGGTTAAGAATCTTAGTGGAGGAAATCAGCAGAAAGTTGTTATAGCAAAATGGATTAATGCAAATTCTAATATTTTATTATTTGATGAACCAACAGTCGGAATCGATGTTGGTGCAAAAAAAGAAATCTATGTTCTGATGTCAGAACTTTTAAAAGAAGGCAAAGGTATTATTTTTGTGTCTTCATATATACCTGAACTTATGGAGATCTGTGATAGAATTATGGTTTTATCAAGAGGTAAAATGACAGGCATAGTTGAAAAAGAAGATTTTGATCAGGAAGAACTTCTATATCTAGCTACTAGAGAATAA
- a CDS encoding bifunctional 2-keto-4-hydroxyglutarate aldolase/2-keto-3-deoxy-6-phosphogluconate aldolase — protein sequence MTKQEVISGLEDSGVVAVIRADKIETAEQIVEAIVEGGITAIEVTMTVPNAFDLIKKLSKKYQGSDVLVGAGSVTDAVSAKNSIDAGAKYIVGPTFDQDVVNICNEFQVPVIPGAMSPTEVVNAMKAGADIVKIFPATLFGPKIIKAIKGPIPHAPLLPTGGVNLDNVQDWFEAGACAVGVGSALSKGWKEGKFDQITEQAKQFKEKVALIKKEL from the coding sequence TTGACAAAACAAGAGGTTATTTCAGGTTTGGAAGATTCTGGAGTTGTTGCCGTTATTAGGGCTGATAAGATTGAGACAGCAGAACAAATTGTTGAAGCAATAGTGGAAGGTGGAATAACAGCTATTGAAGTGACAATGACTGTTCCAAATGCCTTTGATTTAATTAAAAAGCTAAGCAAAAAGTATCAGGGATCAGATGTATTAGTTGGTGCTGGATCTGTTACAGATGCTGTATCTGCTAAAAATTCAATTGATGCAGGTGCAAAATATATTGTAGGCCCTACATTTGATCAGGATGTTGTTAACATATGTAATGAGTTTCAGGTTCCGGTGATACCAGGTGCCATGTCACCGACTGAGGTTGTAAATGCAATGAAGGCAGGTGCTGATATTGTAAAAATTTTCCCTGCAACTTTATTTGGACCTAAAATTATTAAGGCTATAAAAGGACCTATTCCTCATGCACCATTACTACCAACAGGTGGAGTTAACCTTGACAATGTTCAGGACTGGTTTGAAGCTGGAGCATGTGCAGTCGGGGTTGGGAGTGCCTTGAGTAAAGGTTGGAAAGAAGGAAAGTTTGATCAAATTACAGAGCAGGCAAAACAATTCAAAGAAAAAGTAGCATTAATCAAAAAAGAATTATAG
- a CDS encoding peroxidase-related enzyme (This protein belongs to a clade of uncharacterized proteins related to peroxidases such as the alkylhydroperoxidase AhpD.): MAWIDMVDEDKAEGKLKEVYERITGGGSSRVAHILKVHSLNPQVLEDHLNLYKTIMFASSNISRKQREMVATVVSAINDCHYUVIHHGAALQKLIRDKSEGEKILNQLIDDYRAAEITDKEKAMLEYAEKLTRKPASIDITDIESLREYGLGDRDILDLNQVVAYFNYVNRVADGLGIELE, encoded by the coding sequence ATGGCCTGGATTGATATGGTTGATGAAGATAAAGCAGAGGGGAAATTAAAAGAAGTATATGAAAGAATTACTGGAGGAGGTAGCTCAAGGGTTGCCCATATATTAAAGGTTCATTCTTTAAATCCTCAGGTGCTGGAGGATCACCTTAACTTATATAAGACAATAATGTTTGCTAGTTCGAATATTTCTCGGAAACAGCGGGAGATGGTTGCAACGGTAGTTTCGGCTATTAATGACTGCCATTATTGAGTAATTCATCATGGAGCGGCGCTCCAGAAACTGATTAGAGATAAAAGTGAAGGCGAGAAGATTTTAAATCAGCTTATTGATGATTACAGGGCTGCTGAAATTACTGATAAAGAGAAGGCTATGCTGGAATATGCTGAGAAGCTAACCAGGAAACCGGCATCTATTGATATAACAGATATTGAGAGTTTAAGAGAATATGGACTTGGTGATCGGGATATTCTTGATTTAAATCAGGTGGTGGCTTATTTTAATTATGTCAATAGAGTGGCAGATGGCCTGGGGATAGAGTTAGAGTAG
- a CDS encoding ABC transporter substrate-binding protein: protein MTKLTKSMMIIALTFVLAFSFTTVFEMEAMAEDEYHISVIVKATDSDFWQQMMTGAEVAEQVNENVTIDLLGPPSEADIAQQVAIVEDAVVGQPDAIVLASTSSDATVGAVEMAYEQGIKVVLVDNLIETDMYHTFMATDNIEGGAIAAEEFSRLAEEEYDIDLNEKVVGHINAMAGVQVLIDRSDGFIDRITELNPDVEMLDPRYVDNRIPDAMSAAEDIILGEGDNLGGFWANNNHTGVGVAQAIADADAGDQFPAISFDADPQQIDAIRDGYLDATIVQDPFAMGFDGVMNAIKAIEGEELPDFIDTGATLVTQDNLDDDEIQQLIDTDLRSEAILEEYGM from the coding sequence ATGACAAAACTTACAAAAAGTATGATGATTATTGCATTAACATTTGTTTTAGCTTTTTCCTTTACAACTGTTTTTGAAATGGAAGCAATGGCAGAAGACGAGTATCATATTTCAGTAATAGTTAAAGCTACAGATTCAGATTTCTGGCAGCAAATGATGACAGGTGCAGAAGTTGCAGAACAGGTTAACGAAAATGTAACTATTGACTTATTAGGACCACCATCTGAAGCTGATATTGCTCAGCAGGTTGCTATAGTTGAAGATGCAGTTGTTGGTCAACCAGATGCAATTGTTTTAGCTTCAACAAGTTCTGATGCAACGGTAGGAGCAGTTGAAATGGCATATGAACAAGGAATTAAAGTTGTGCTGGTTGATAACTTAATTGAAACAGATATGTATCACACATTTATGGCAACAGATAATATTGAAGGTGGTGCAATAGCAGCAGAAGAATTCTCCAGGTTAGCAGAAGAGGAATATGATATTGACTTAAATGAAAAAGTTGTCGGTCATATTAATGCGATGGCTGGAGTTCAGGTATTAATAGATAGAAGTGATGGTTTTATTGATCGTATAACTGAATTGAATCCTGATGTAGAAATGCTAGATCCTAGATATGTTGATAATAGAATTCCTGATGCAATGTCAGCAGCAGAAGATATTATATTGGGAGAAGGAGATAATCTTGGTGGTTTTTGGGCTAATAACAATCATACTGGTGTAGGAGTTGCTCAGGCAATTGCAGATGCTGATGCAGGAGATCAATTCCCGGCTATTTCATTTGACGCTGATCCACAACAGATTGATGCCATAAGAGATGGCTACCTTGATGCTACTATTGTTCAGGATCCATTTGCCATGGGCTTTGATGGTGTTATGAATGCAATTAAAGCTATTGAAGGTGAAGAACTACCTGACTTTATCGATACAGGTGCTACACTTGTAACTCAAGATAATCTAGATGATGATGAAATTCAGCAATTAATTGATACAGACTTAAGATCCGAAGCTATCTTAGAAGAATATGGTATGTAA
- a CDS encoding RrF2 family transcriptional regulator produces the protein MKTSRKTDYGIHALMILAKKDGEELSVNDLAEIENVSTSYLAKVMQELSNYNIVSSSEGKQGGYTLNLPTEEITLAQVTDIFETDEGVFDCVDDLHGCNIRDRCKIHFVFRKAYQKMLAELEATTIADLLDPEIKGIVK, from the coding sequence ATGAAAACATCAAGGAAAACTGATTATGGGATTCATGCTTTAATGATTTTAGCAAAAAAGGATGGTGAAGAGCTATCGGTTAATGATCTTGCTGAGATTGAAAATGTTTCAACTTCCTATCTGGCCAAGGTTATGCAGGAACTTTCAAATTATAATATTGTCAGTTCTTCAGAGGGTAAACAGGGTGGTTATACGCTCAACCTTCCTACTGAAGAAATAACCCTGGCCCAGGTAACAGATATTTTTGAAACTGATGAAGGAGTATTTGATTGTGTTGATGATCTCCATGGTTGTAATATCAGAGATAGGTGTAAAATTCATTTTGTCTTCAGAAAGGCCTATCAGAAAATGCTGGCAGAACTTGAGGCAACAACTATTGCAGATCTATTGGATCCAGAAATAAAGGGTATCGTCAAATAA
- a CDS encoding dihydrolipoyl dehydrogenase family protein, which produces MAKFDYDIAVIGGGSAGLTAAFTANAVKKNVVIIEQDRLGGECTWTGCVPSKALLKAARVAYQSQHASKYGIINDCNIDMSGVMNYVHKVQEEIYQKEKPEVLRADGIGVLIGKAEFIDSHTLSVNQNKIRAHKIVIATGSSPAIPPIEGIEDVFYLTNQTLFGLEKLPASLIIIGGGPIGIEMAQALNRLGVEIKLVQRGERILKKEEPALSGALAEKLRKEGVELLTGYEAVKIKEENQLILTVSNRKMEKELKAEKVLIAAGRKANITGFNLDKIGLETGSQGIITDSKMQTNISNIYACGDVVGPYRFSHISYHEGITATINAILPYPVKKMNYDNVLWVTYTDPELAHLGLTEEQARDRYGDSIKVYNMDYSELDRAMTDGQAGQAKFICDKRGKLLGAHIFGARAGEIIHSCQIIKTMGMPFKKLQSVIHSYPTYSELVRDGAKLAYIGDWQDRLNLVNKLAWWK; this is translated from the coding sequence ATGGCAAAATTTGATTATGATATAGCTGTAATCGGAGGGGGCTCAGCTGGTTTAACAGCTGCTTTTACAGCCAATGCGGTAAAGAAAAATGTCGTGATAATTGAGCAAGATAGATTAGGTGGAGAATGTACCTGGACAGGTTGTGTGCCCAGTAAGGCTCTCCTAAAAGCTGCCAGAGTTGCTTATCAAAGCCAACATGCCAGCAAGTATGGTATTATCAATGATTGTAATATTGATATGAGTGGAGTAATGAATTATGTCCATAAAGTTCAGGAAGAAATCTATCAAAAAGAGAAGCCAGAAGTATTAAGAGCAGATGGGATCGGTGTTTTAATCGGAAAAGCCGAATTTATAGACAGCCATACATTAAGTGTAAACCAGAATAAAATTAGGGCTCATAAGATAGTTATTGCAACAGGTTCCTCTCCAGCTATTCCGCCAATAGAGGGTATAGAAGATGTTTTTTATTTAACCAATCAAACCTTATTTGGCCTGGAAAAGTTGCCAGCATCATTAATAATTATTGGTGGTGGTCCAATAGGAATTGAGATGGCCCAGGCTTTAAATAGATTAGGTGTAGAAATTAAACTTGTGCAGAGAGGCGAAAGAATTTTAAAGAAGGAAGAACCGGCTTTAAGTGGGGCTCTGGCTGAAAAGTTACGCAAGGAGGGCGTTGAGCTATTAACCGGTTATGAGGCTGTTAAAATTAAAGAAGAAAATCAATTAATACTAACTGTGAGTAATAGGAAAATGGAAAAAGAATTAAAAGCGGAAAAAGTCTTAATAGCAGCCGGGAGAAAAGCTAATATTACTGGGTTTAATCTTGATAAGATAGGTCTTGAAACTGGCAGCCAGGGGATTATAACCGATAGTAAGATGCAGACCAATATTTCTAATATTTATGCCTGTGGTGATGTTGTAGGCCCCTATCGTTTTAGTCATATATCATATCATGAAGGTATAACTGCAACAATAAATGCAATCTTACCTTATCCTGTTAAGAAAATGAACTATGATAATGTATTATGGGTTACCTATACAGACCCAGAATTAGCCCATTTAGGCCTGACTGAGGAACAGGCCAGGGATAGATATGGCGATAGCATAAAAGTCTATAATATGGACTATTCTGAGCTGGATAGGGCTATGACAGATGGCCAGGCAGGCCAGGCTAAATTTATCTGCGATAAAAGAGGTAAATTGTTAGGAGCTCATATCTTTGGTGCTAGAGCAGGTGAGATTATTCATAGCTGTCAGATTATAAAAACGATGGGAATGCCTTTTAAGAAATTACAATCTGTGATTCATTCATACCCGACTTATTCTGAACTTGTAAGGGACGGAGCTAAACTGGCCTATATAGGTGACTGGCAAGATAGATTGAATTTAGTTAATAAATTAGCCTGGTGGAAATAA
- a CDS encoding flavodoxin family protein: protein MILGISGSGRKNGTTSGVIKYILENTGEEYEYISLAGKQINGCIGCTECAADSFCKVKDDWQEIGYKMLEADAIVFGAPDYYDTLNALAHACLERTYCFRHREKFKLAGKLGVAVAVDGDPEVSRVETYIKRMMDSNQMAIMDKLHVEGYSQCFTCGYGEDCAAGTVVKRHGFLDEIKTEHLPDKFSDQPDKMLKAKMIARNLGSLLKDRSDNNENIKEN from the coding sequence TTGATATTAGGTATTAGTGGAAGTGGTCGTAAAAATGGAACCACTTCAGGTGTAATTAAGTATATTTTAGAGAATACAGGAGAAGAATATGAGTACATATCACTGGCAGGTAAGCAGATTAATGGCTGCATAGGATGTACTGAATGTGCAGCTGATAGTTTCTGTAAGGTGAAAGATGACTGGCAGGAAATTGGTTATAAGATGCTGGAAGCTGATGCAATAGTTTTTGGTGCACCGGATTATTATGACACCTTAAATGCTCTGGCTCATGCCTGTCTTGAAAGAACTTATTGTTTCCGGCATAGAGAGAAATTTAAGCTGGCAGGTAAATTAGGTGTGGCAGTGGCTGTTGATGGTGACCCAGAGGTTTCCAGAGTTGAAACTTACATCAAAAGGATGATGGATTCAAATCAGATGGCAATTATGGATAAACTACATGTCGAAGGTTATTCTCAGTGTTTTACCTGTGGTTATGGTGAGGACTGTGCAGCTGGCACAGTTGTTAAGAGACATGGCTTTTTAGATGAGATTAAGACTGAGCATCTGCCTGATAAATTTTCTGATCAACCAGATAAAATGTTAAAAGCTAAAATGATTGCTAGAAATCTTGGCTCATTACTAAAAGATAGAAGTGATAATAATGAAAACATCAAGGAAAACTGA
- a CDS encoding phospholipase D-like domain-containing protein produces MKINKIMKKLILAYIIYFLLAGIIVFGFLPVPGVESAMDYSLDESISVSNGQDEALLLEGLEIGKLARVNLIENAEESLDIAYYMVHKGDAADIFYGQILDAADRGIKVRLIIDGIYSAQPQNRSYIYAMTSHENIKFKTYEPINPLRPWAVQNRLHDKIVIADGNYALISGRNIGDKYFDPDIETPSIDRDVLLVNEEPGADSVLTQFDDYYDKLWESEFNKNYSDLNSARERLARRRVEEINNSHQELQDKYSELFGQDLDWQNYSYPTDQVMLVHNPLERFNKQPRVWQVLAGLFEEAEDSIMAQSPYIIPTDQMLKFLDQEEITAGKINLLTNSLTNSSNPLAGSGYSLFQDDLKDFIGDRGKLYEYYNNGAIHAKSYVIDERISAIGSFNLDHRSAFLSTETMVIIESEPFAENFLSQVDGLIEQSYPYQEAPEEEVSTAKEISLRGLSYFSRFFKFML; encoded by the coding sequence ATGAAGATTAATAAAATCATGAAAAAATTAATTTTAGCTTATATAATATATTTCTTATTGGCTGGAATAATTGTGTTTGGCTTTTTGCCAGTTCCAGGAGTTGAATCGGCTATGGATTATTCTCTTGATGAGTCGATTTCAGTTAGTAATGGTCAGGATGAAGCTTTATTGCTTGAAGGGCTAGAGATTGGCAAGCTTGCTAGAGTTAATCTGATAGAGAATGCCGAAGAGAGCCTGGATATAGCATATTACATGGTGCATAAAGGTGATGCTGCAGATATCTTTTATGGCCAGATTTTAGATGCTGCAGACCGTGGTATTAAGGTAAGGCTAATAATTGATGGAATCTATTCAGCTCAGCCTCAAAATAGAAGTTATATTTATGCCATGACTTCCCATGAAAATATAAAGTTTAAAACATATGAGCCTATCAATCCGTTAAGGCCCTGGGCTGTCCAGAACCGTCTCCATGATAAAATTGTTATTGCGGATGGCAATTATGCATTAATTAGTGGCAGGAACATAGGTGACAAATACTTTGATCCAGATATTGAAACTCCATCGATTGATAGGGATGTTCTTTTAGTAAATGAAGAGCCTGGAGCTGACTCTGTATTGACTCAGTTTGATGATTATTATGATAAATTATGGGAAAGTGAATTTAATAAAAATTACAGTGATTTGAACTCAGCCAGGGAGCGGCTAGCCAGAAGGAGGGTTGAGGAGATAAATAATAGTCATCAGGAATTGCAGGATAAATATAGTGAACTATTTGGCCAGGATCTTGATTGGCAGAATTATTCATATCCAACAGATCAGGTAATGCTAGTCCATAATCCCCTGGAGAGGTTTAATAAGCAACCCAGGGTCTGGCAGGTTTTAGCTGGACTTTTTGAAGAGGCTGAAGATAGCATTATGGCCCAGAGTCCATATATTATTCCAACTGATCAGATGTTAAAGTTTTTGGACCAGGAAGAAATTACAGCTGGAAAGATTAATCTATTGACTAATTCATTAACAAATAGTTCAAATCCATTAGCTGGCTCAGGTTATAGCCTCTTTCAGGATGACTTGAAAGATTTTATTGGTGATAGAGGTAAGCTTTACGAGTATTATAATAATGGAGCTATTCATGCTAAATCCTATGTTATAGATGAGAGGATCAGCGCAATTGGTTCCTTTAACCTTGACCACAGGAGTGCATTTTTAAGCACAGAGACTATGGTCATTATAGAGAGTGAACCATTTGCTGAGAACTTTTTAAGTCAGGTTGATGGGTTGATAGAACAGTCCTACCCATATCAGGAAGCTCCAGAGGAAGAGGTTTCAACTGCTAAGGAAATTAGTTTGCGCGGCTTATCTTATTTTAGCAGGTTTTTTAAGTTTATGCTCTGA
- a CDS encoding sugar kinase, with protein sequence MNTAKVITFGEIMLRLTPPENKRFIQADNFNIIYGGGEANVAVSLANYGLDASFVTRLPDNPIGDSALNELRRYGVNTEFIKRGGDRLGIYFCENGASQRPSNVIYDRAHSAIAETKPGEFNWGKIFNGADWYHVTGITPALSDNMAEVTIESVKEAKKQGLKVSCDLNYRAKLWSRDKAEKVMAEVMEYVDVCIANEEDAEMIFKIKSGSDIDSGELNIDGYREVADQLMERFDLELVGSHLRKSYNASVNGWLVVLYDGNEFVQSEEYEVHIVDRVGGGDSFAGGLIYSRLTGKSLQESAEFGAAASSLKQSIPGDFNHMSLEEVESLAKGSGSGRVKR encoded by the coding sequence TTGAATACTGCAAAAGTTATAACCTTTGGAGAGATAATGCTAAGACTTACTCCACCAGAAAATAAAAGATTTATTCAAGCTGATAATTTTAACATAATTTATGGTGGAGGTGAAGCAAATGTTGCTGTATCACTTGCTAATTATGGTTTAGATGCTTCATTTGTAACACGACTTCCTGATAACCCAATAGGAGATTCTGCTTTAAATGAATTAAGAAGGTATGGAGTTAACACTGAGTTTATTAAAAGAGGTGGAGATAGACTGGGGATATATTTCTGTGAAAACGGGGCCAGTCAAAGACCATCAAATGTTATTTATGATAGAGCCCATTCTGCCATAGCAGAAACTAAACCAGGTGAGTTTAATTGGGGAAAAATTTTTAATGGTGCAGATTGGTATCATGTAACTGGTATAACTCCAGCGTTAAGTGATAATATGGCTGAAGTTACAATTGAATCAGTAAAAGAGGCTAAAAAACAGGGCTTAAAGGTAAGTTGTGATTTGAATTATCGAGCTAAATTATGGAGTAGAGACAAAGCCGAAAAAGTTATGGCAGAAGTAATGGAATATGTTGATGTTTGTATTGCAAATGAAGAAGATGCTGAAATGATTTTTAAAATAAAAAGTGGCTCAGATATTGATAGTGGTGAGCTTAATATAGATGGTTATAGGGAGGTTGCTGATCAGTTAATGGAGAGGTTTGATCTTGAATTAGTTGGAAGCCATTTAAGAAAAAGTTATAATGCTTCAGTTAATGGTTGGTTGGTTGTTCTCTATGATGGCAATGAATTTGTTCAATCTGAAGAGTATGAAGTTCATATTGTTGACAGAGTCGGTGGCGGAGACTCCTTTGCAGGGGGTTTAATATATTCCAGGTTAACAGGCAAGTCTTTACAAGAATCTGCTGAATTTGGAGCAGCAGCTTCAAGTTTAAAGCAATCAATACCTGGAGATTTTAACCATATGAGCCTGGAAGAGGTTGAAAGCCTTGCTAAAGGTTCAGGTTCCGGGAGAGTTAAGAGATAA
- a CDS encoding GGDEF domain-containing protein, with protein MTEKLKSEFDKETFNHNTFIIIILGYFLFFEQLFYAFFVREPGSTYQQIHFITALLMILFAGIATYIYQKDFTKVNKYHKKFVIIFVLSGLLIAIVRTSLLQLQLYSLPTIYLAVIYGMAVAFYFPPILSFALYSSSSILLIFLLSGQPIAQEFSYVQDIISNNIIAWVVSVLNFNSYFNGFIKSKKISDMNGKLRYISERDPLTDLYNRRKLNDLLIDEIKRIGRTNEFFSVIILDIDNFKNVNDTYGHNIGDEVLVNFSEILKSNIRELDKPGRWGGEEFLIIAPATDKKGAENLAKKLKKLINNNDFGKPERLTASFGVATYNHEESVYQLINRADKALYEAKSTGKNRVIVYNQGIS; from the coding sequence ATGACTGAAAAGTTAAAATCTGAATTTGATAAAGAAACTTTTAATCATAATACTTTTATTATTATTATTTTAGGCTATTTTCTTTTCTTTGAACAACTTTTTTATGCGTTTTTTGTTAGAGAACCAGGCAGTACCTATCAACAAATACATTTTATAACTGCTCTTTTAATGATTCTATTTGCTGGAATTGCAACTTATATTTATCAAAAAGATTTTACAAAAGTTAATAAATATCACAAAAAGTTTGTGATTATTTTTGTTTTGAGTGGATTGCTTATAGCCATAGTGAGAACATCATTACTACAATTACAACTCTATTCATTGCCTACAATTTATTTAGCTGTAATTTATGGCATGGCAGTTGCTTTTTACTTTCCACCAATACTGAGCTTTGCATTATACAGTTCTTCATCTATCCTTTTGATATTTTTATTATCTGGCCAGCCTATTGCTCAGGAGTTTTCATATGTCCAGGATATAATCTCAAACAATATAATTGCCTGGGTTGTTTCAGTTCTCAACTTTAATAGTTATTTCAATGGTTTTATTAAAAGCAAAAAGATTTCTGATATGAATGGTAAATTAAGATATATATCAGAAAGGGATCCTTTGACTGACCTATATAATAGACGTAAATTGAATGACTTATTGATTGATGAGATTAAAAGAATAGGGAGAACTAATGAGTTTTTTTCAGTTATAATTTTAGATATTGATAATTTCAAAAATGTCAATGACACTTACGGACATAATATAGGGGATGAAGTATTAGTCAATTTTAGTGAAATATTAAAATCTAATATTCGTGAACTTGATAAGCCAGGTCGCTGGGGCGGGGAGGAATTTTTAATAATTGCACCAGCTACAGATAAGAAAGGTGCAGAGAATCTAGCTAAAAAGTTAAAAAAATTAATTAATAATAATGATTTTGGTAAACCAGAGAGATTAACTGCAAGCTTTGGTGTAGCTACTTATAATCATGAAGAGTCAGTTTATCAATTGATCAACCGGGCTGATAAAGCTCTTTATGAGGCCAAATCAACTGGCAAGAATAGAGTTATTGTTTATAATCAAGGTATTTCATAG